The genomic stretch ACGGAGCATGGTTGAACAGTTGGACACGGTAGTGGTTGGCGGCGGAGCCATGGGCTCGGCCACCGCGTGGGAACTGGCACAACGCGGCCGTGATGTGACCCTCCTAGAGCAGTTCGAACCCGGCCACACCCTGGGCGCATCGCATGGAACCACGCGAAATCTTAACCTCGGTTACCTGGATTCAACTTATGTCCGGATGCTCAGCGAATCCCTCACCTTGTGGGACAAGCTCAGCGCCCAAAGCGGTACCGAACAGATCGCCCGCACCGGCACCGTTAACCACGGCGATCCGGCTACCCAGACCCTGACCTTGAAGGCCCTGAACAACGCAGGAATTCGAGCCGAAGAAGTTTCTGCCGCCGAGGCCGCCGAACGTTGGAGCGGCCTACGCTTCACCGGTCCGGCGCTACATCTACCCGATGGCGGGCAGCTGAACCCCGATCTAGCCCTGCCCAGTTTCCAGCAGGTCGCCACCGCCCACGGCGCCCAGATTCGTCACGGAGTAACGGTTCGCGAGCTCACGGTCCTCGATGACAACAAGGTGCGCCTGGTCCTTGAATCGGTATCCGGGGAAGAAACGGTTGAGGCTCGTCGCGTGGTGATCACCGCCGGCGCGTGGACCGCTCACCTACTCGGTTCCTCGGTGGCACTTCCCACGCTAACCGTGACTCAGGAGCAGCCCCTGCACTTCGCCCAGCGTGATGCCGATGCGATCTGGCCCGGCTTTAACCACACGTTGGTGCCCGGATCCCCGGGTTTCGAAAACGCCTACTCCCCCGTCTACGGCATGCTCACCCCGGGTGAGGGCATCAAGGCTGGCTGGCACGGAACGGGCGTAGTGACACATCCGGATCACCGGACCTTTGCCGCCGAGCAACGCCAAGTTCAGGCGCTGCAGGACTACGCCCGCGTCTGGCTTCCCGGTGTTGATGCCGATTCGTTCACGGCCGTCAGCTGCACCTATACCAATACCGAGGATGAGGACTTCATCCTCGATCGGATCGGCCCACTGGTGATCGGTGCCGGGTTCTCCGGCCACGGCTTTAAATTCACGCCGGTCATCGGACACATCTTGGCAGATCTCGCCGACGGAAGTGGCAAGGCACCTACCAAATTCTCCGCACACCGCAAGATCGCCAGCTCGACCTTTAGCCAGCGACGCCAGGTGGTAGAAAAGCTGACGTTTTAGCGGCTTGCGGCCAACGCGTCCTGCACCTGCGCGGCGGCCTTTTGCAATGCTGGCAAAATATCGCGCGCCGCATCCTGAGCGCTCAGAGGTGACGCTGGTCCCACACTCATGGACACGTTCATGGCGGCGACCACCGAACCATCGGAGGCAAACACCGGCACGGCAACCGAGCGCAGCCCGATCTCGAGTTCCTGGTCAACGATTGCGTAACCCTGGGCACGTACACGCTCCAATTCCGCCCGCAGCTCCGCAACGGTCCCGATGCCGTGACCGGTCGGGGCACTAATACCCGCGGCCAGCAGCTGCTCCAGAACACCGGGCGCCTGATAGGCCAAGAGCACCCTGCCCATCGAGGTATTGGCCGCCGGGAAACGGGTGCCCACGGAAATGCCCACGCGCATGATCGAGCGGGTGTGCACGCGGGCGATGTAGAGAATGTCGCTGCCCTCAAGCACCGAGGCGGAGGCCGATTCGTGCACCTGCGAGGACAGCTCCTCCAGGACCGGTTCCATGAGCTGGGGCAGCGTGGCGCTGGAGAGATAGGAGTAGCCCAGCTGCAGGACCTTGGAGGTGAGTTCGAAGAATTTCCCGTCCCCGCGCACGTAACCCAGTTCCTGCAGGGTCAGCAGGAAGCGCCGCGCGGTGGCGCGGGACAGGTCGGTGCGCTTGGCCACCTCGCTGAGCGTCATCGAGGGGTGCTCGGCGTCAAAGGCGCAGATGACGTCCAGTCCGCGGGCCAGTGACTGGACCGAGGTGGATCCACCCGCCGCCGGGGTGCTGGTTTCCTGATTCATCGTGCCCGACTCCTACCGAGATCTATTTCCAAAAAATGAAATGGCCCGCGCCGTTGTGTGCGCGAGCCACGGGGTGCGCTCCGGGATTCACAAACCGCGGACCGCACCCCACCAATCTACTGCCTAGGCCGCCTTGACCAGATCAATCGGCAGGCGCTGCGCCAACTCCTCGAAGCTGATGCCGTGAGTCGAGCGCACGGTCACGGTGCCGCCGGACAGATCGAAGATCGCCGATTCGGTGTAGATCCGCGAGACGCAGCCCAGCCCGGTGACCGGGTAGGACAGCGCCTCAACCAGCTTTGACTCACCGGTCTTGGTGAACAGGCCCATCATGACCCAGGTGGCCTTGGCGCCGATGGCCAGATCCATGGCCCCACCCACGGCCGGAATGGCGCCCGGAGCGCCGGTGTGCCAGTTGGCCAGATCCCCGGCCTCGGAGACCTGGAAGGCTCCGAGTACACAGACATCCAGGTGTCCACCGCGCATCATCGCGAACGAGTCGGCGTGGTGGAAGTAGCTGGCTCCGGGGAGCTCGGTGACCGGGATCTTCCCGGCGTTGATGAGGTCCTCATCAATATCATCCCCCGTGGCGACCGGGCCCATGCCCAGCATGCCGTTCTCGGTATGCAGGGTGACCCCCTGCTCCGAGGTGAGGAAATTGGACACGTTGGTCGGCTGTCCGATGCCCAGGTTCACGAAGGCGCCGGCCGGGATATCGGCGGCGACGATCTTGGCCATTTCGTCGCGGGTCAGTGCCGCGTCGGTAGTGGTGAAGGTGCTCATTAGTTTTTTCCTCCGAGTGCCACAAGGGTGTCGACGTAGATTCCGGGGGTCACCACGACCTCCGGATCAAGCTGTCCGGTTTCCACAATGTCATCTACCTGCACGATGGCCGACTTGGCCGCGGCGGCCATGATCGGACCGAAGTTCCGGGCGGTCTTGCGGTAAATCAGGTTGCCGTGCGTATCCGCGCGCAGCGCCTTGACCAAGGCGAAGTCGGCACTGATCGGGCTTTCGAGCACATAGCCCTTGCCATCGATGACGCGGGTTTCCTTGCCCTCGGCCAGCAGTGTGCCGTAGCCGGTGGGGGTGAAGAAGCCACCAATGCCGGCGCCCGCGGCGCGAATGCGCTCGGCCAGGTTGCCCTGTGGGACAAGCTCCAGCTCGATTTCTCCGGCGCGGTAGGCCTCATCAAAGTGCCAGGAGTCGGACTGACGCGGGAAGGAACAGATGATCTTCTTGACTCGACGTTCCTTGATCAACAGGGCCAGTCCGGCATCTGCCTGACCGGCGTTGTTGTTGATGACCGTGAGGTCCTTGGCGCCGCAGTCCATGAGCGCATCAATGAGCTCCATGGGCTGGCCGGCGTTGCCGAAGCCGCCAATCAGGATGGTGGCTGAATCGTGGATGTTGGCCACGGCCTCTGCGGCCGTGGTGGCGATGCGTGGTGCCATCGGTGGTTCTCTCCTAAATCTAAGGGGTCAGGGCGATAGGGGTTCACATCCCCTATAGGGCATTAGGCTGCGTTGGGGTTTTCCAGCACGACGGCCAGGCCCTGTCCGACACCAATGCAGATCGCGGCAACGCCCCAGCGCTGGTTTGATTCTTGCAGGCGGCGAGCCAGGGTGCCCAGGATGCGCAGGCCGGAGGCGCCCAGCGGGTGACCGATGGACAGTGCACCGCCCCAGGCGTTGACGATGTTCTCGTCGATGTCCCAGGCGCGCACGCAGGCCAGCGACTGTGCAGCGAACGCCTCGTTGAGTTCTACCGCTGCGACATCCGACCAGGAAATCCCGGCCTTGGCCAGTGCCTTGTTGGCCGCTTCCACCGGAGCGAAGCCGAAGAACTGCGGGTCAAGAGCGGAGGACGCACGTCCTGCGATGCGGGCCAGCGGCGCCGCTCCCAGCAGCTCGCCGCCGCGCTCGGAGCCAATGAAGGCGGCAGATGCGCCGTCGGACATCGGCGAGGCGTTACCCGCGGTGACGGTTCCGGTGGCCGCATCGCGGAAAACGGTGCGCAGCGCGCCCAGAGTTTCTGCGGTGGAGTCGGCACGGACAGTCTCGTCCATGGTGACCTCGGTGCCGCGCTTGTTGGCCGGCGGAACGGAGACAACCAGGTTGCCGTACTTGCCAGCGGCCCAGGCGGCTGCGGCTTGCTGGTGTGAGCGTGCTGCGAATTCATCCTGGTCTTCGCGGGTGACCTCGTACTTTTCGCGCAGCTGCTCGGTGGCTTCACCGAGGGACACGGTCCATTCCTTGTTCATGGCCGGGTTCACCAGACGCCAGCCCAGGGTGGTGTTGGCCAGTTCCAGGTTGGCCATCGGGAAGGGGCGCTCGGTCTTGGGCAGCACCCACGGGGCGCGGCTCATGGATTCGACGCCGCCAACCAGGACCAGATCCGCATCATCGGTGTTGATCTGACGCGAAGCAGCGATCGCAGCATCCAGCGAGGAGCCACAGAGGCGGTTCATGGTGGTGCCGGGCAGCGAGGTGGGCAGGCCTGCCAGCAGGGTGGCCATGCGGGCGACGTTGCGGTTCTCTTCACCGGCACCGTTGGCGTTGCCGAAGATTGATTCGTCGATGGTGTTCACATCGAGCTGCGGGGCGCGGGCCACCAATTCGCGGACCACATGGGCCGCCAAATCATCGGGGCGGTGGGAGGAAAGGGACCCTCCGATTTTGCCGAAGGGAGTACGAATCGCGTCGTAGAGATACGCCTGCTTCATGATGGGAGGCCCTGACTTTCTGTTCAATATGTTCGCATCGCGAACGCTTGTTCACTAAATGAACTTTATCATCAAGGCCACAACCCATCAAGAGCAATAACGAGGGATTTATGGTGCACACTTGGGGGCCGCGGCATTAACGCTCAACCGCCCACCACCCTGCTCACCGCGCTGGGTGGAGTCTCAATATGCCCCTGGCGGTCGATCCGACGAGCCTCGCAGCCCGCTCCACAGCGCACATAAAGCACCATGCCATCGGAGGTATTGTGGGCCGACTCGAGCATCCACGCGTGCTCGTGAGCAATCGTCTGCTGCGGGTGAGAAAAGGTCTGCGTGGCGTCTGTGTGCATCATGGAAACTACTATGCTGTAATGGCCTTATGCATCTCAACCCTTACGGAGAATATGCGGTCCTGCTGGCCGCCTCGCTGGCCAATGATCCGCCCACCGACAGAGACGGCATCATTGCCAGAACCCGCGAATTCGGTATGACCATGGAATTCACGCACGCCCCGAACGACCACCGACTGACCCTCGAGGTAGTGACGGACTGGTTGCGCGTGGTGGACGCGGCAGATCCCCAAGAACGGGCCAATCTGCTTAATGAGCAGATGGCCGCCGCGGCCGCCTACCCGCGGCTGGTTGACCACAACAACGAGGGCTGGCATCTGCATTACCGCGATGCCAACCAAACCCTGCCCTATGTTTTGCGCGCGATTTTCGGCGTCGGAACGGCACTGCACCTTTCCACTCGCGGCATGCACCGCATGGGCCGCTGCGCCGCTGGACAGGCCCCGGGCGATCCCTGCACCAAGGTGGTCATCGATGTCACTCGCAACGGCCGCCAGCAATATTGCTCGGTGCGCTGTGCGAACCGGGCAGCGGTTCGCCGGCACCGCGCCCGCACCGGAATATCCCCCGGATCAACCGCTCGCGGCTGATCCGGGGGTAACGCCCGGCGCTAGCGGCTACCCTTGCCACCCTCAGGCCCGGGGTCCTCGGGCACCAACGGGAGCGTGCCGGTGGCCGGGGGTGGCGGAGTGATCGTGGAGGCCAAGTCGTGCTCGGATGAGTACTGCAGGAACGACAGGTGTGCCTCAAAGCGATCCAGAACGTCGTTGATGACCTGCTGCTGGCTCAGTCCCATGAGGTCATAACCCTCCGTGCCGGTGAGCGTAAACACCTCGAGACGGAAGTACACGTCGATTTCGCGCGACATACTGCGGGCACCGAACATCGGCACCGGAGCTTCGACCGCGGCCACCTGGTAATGGAAATTGCGTTGGCCCTCCATGGTGACAACCAGGGTGTGCTCATCAATGCCGGTCTCGGCATTGGGTGCGCTGGTGAGCATCGAGTCATAGCCCAGCATGGTGAATTCCCGCGTCACCTCGGCGAGGGCCGGGTGCACCACCTTGTCCACAAATTGGGCCACCGATTTGTTCGACGGGTAGGCCCGCAGGTGTGCCAACCGCTGGCGCCAGGTCTTCTCCGGGGCGGCTCCGCCGTGCGCGGCCACCGACCGGCGGCGCAGCACCTGCCCCTCGCGCTCGGCCCGTTCCATCCGCAGCACCTTCGCGAAGGACGCCATCACGAGGTAGGCGATCACCGTGACCGGCAGGGCGAAGATCAGCGTTGCGTACTCCATTGTTGTCACACCTCCGGCCACCAGCATGGCCACCGTGACCACGGCGGTAACCAGCGCCCAGAAGATGCGCAGCCACTTGGCGCCGTCCACCGACGGATCCGGGATTGAGGAGGAGAAGTTGGACATCACCATCGCACCGGAGTTGGCACTGGTCAGGTAGAACAGCAGTCCGGACAGGGTGGCCAGACCGATCAGGAACGGTGCGCCGGGGAACATCTCCAGTAGCGCATACCAGCCGTGCTCGGGAGAATCGATGGCCTCTTGGGCAAAGCCCGAGTTGCCATCCAGCACCTCGCGCATGGCACTG from Paeniglutamicibacter sp. Y32M11 encodes the following:
- a CDS encoding FAD-dependent oxidoreductase, with translation MVEQLDTVVVGGGAMGSATAWELAQRGRDVTLLEQFEPGHTLGASHGTTRNLNLGYLDSTYVRMLSESLTLWDKLSAQSGTEQIARTGTVNHGDPATQTLTLKALNNAGIRAEEVSAAEAAERWSGLRFTGPALHLPDGGQLNPDLALPSFQQVATAHGAQIRHGVTVRELTVLDDNKVRLVLESVSGEETVEARRVVITAGAWTAHLLGSSVALPTLTVTQEQPLHFAQRDADAIWPGFNHTLVPGSPGFENAYSPVYGMLTPGEGIKAGWHGTGVVTHPDHRTFAAEQRQVQALQDYARVWLPGVDADSFTAVSCTYTNTEDEDFILDRIGPLVIGAGFSGHGFKFTPVIGHILADLADGSGKAPTKFSAHRKIASSTFSQRRQVVEKLTF
- a CDS encoding 3-oxoacid CoA-transferase subunit A, translated to MAPRIATTAAEAVANIHDSATILIGGFGNAGQPMELIDALMDCGAKDLTVINNNAGQADAGLALLIKERRVKKIICSFPRQSDSWHFDEAYRAGEIELELVPQGNLAERIRAAGAGIGGFFTPTGYGTLLAEGKETRVIDGKGYVLESPISADFALVKALRADTHGNLIYRKTARNFGPIMAAAAKSAIVQVDDIVETGQLDPEVVVTPGIYVDTLVALGGKN
- a CDS encoding CGNR zinc finger domain-containing protein, which gives rise to MHLNPYGEYAVLLAASLANDPPTDRDGIIARTREFGMTMEFTHAPNDHRLTLEVVTDWLRVVDAADPQERANLLNEQMAAAAAYPRLVDHNNEGWHLHYRDANQTLPYVLRAIFGVGTALHLSTRGMHRMGRCAAGQAPGDPCTKVVIDVTRNGRQQYCSVRCANRAAVRRHRARTGISPGSTARG
- a CDS encoding IclR family transcriptional regulator C-terminal domain-containing protein encodes the protein MNQETSTPAAGGSTSVQSLARGLDVICAFDAEHPSMTLSEVAKRTDLSRATARRFLLTLQELGYVRGDGKFFELTSKVLQLGYSYLSSATLPQLMEPVLEELSSQVHESASASVLEGSDILYIARVHTRSIMRVGISVGTRFPAANTSMGRVLLAYQAPGVLEQLLAAGISAPTGHGIGTVAELRAELERVRAQGYAIVDQELEIGLRSVAVPVFASDGSVVAAMNVSMSVGPASPLSAQDAARDILPALQKAAAQVQDALAASR
- a CDS encoding 3-oxoacid CoA-transferase subunit B, whose product is MSTFTTTDAALTRDEMAKIVAADIPAGAFVNLGIGQPTNVSNFLTSEQGVTLHTENGMLGMGPVATGDDIDEDLINAGKIPVTELPGASYFHHADSFAMMRGGHLDVCVLGAFQVSEAGDLANWHTGAPGAIPAVGGAMDLAIGAKATWVMMGLFTKTGESKLVEALSYPVTGLGCVSRIYTESAIFDLSGGTVTVRSTHGISFEELAQRLPIDLVKAA
- a CDS encoding thiolase family protein, yielding MKQAYLYDAIRTPFGKIGGSLSSHRPDDLAAHVVRELVARAPQLDVNTIDESIFGNANGAGEENRNVARMATLLAGLPTSLPGTTMNRLCGSSLDAAIAASRQINTDDADLVLVGGVESMSRAPWVLPKTERPFPMANLELANTTLGWRLVNPAMNKEWTVSLGEATEQLREKYEVTREDQDEFAARSHQQAAAAWAAGKYGNLVVSVPPANKRGTEVTMDETVRADSTAETLGALRTVFRDAATGTVTAGNASPMSDGASAAFIGSERGGELLGAAPLARIAGRASSALDPQFFGFAPVEAANKALAKAGISWSDVAAVELNEAFAAQSLACVRAWDIDENIVNAWGGALSIGHPLGASGLRILGTLARRLQESNQRWGVAAICIGVGQGLAVVLENPNAA